In one Candidatus Nitronereus thalassa genomic region, the following are encoded:
- a CDS encoding PAS domain S-box protein, whose protein sequence is MSPEDIQTLIHELQVHQIELEMQNEELRRTQLELETARDRYSDLYDFAPVGFLTLDSTGTVLEANLTASHLLGTKRSFIIGSRLDRFFSPSDQILFRQHFQRTLATKTKQILELNPIRQDHSALMIRLESLLETDREAIGEPIVQIAVMDLSKRELAEREKLKQTAWFGGVLDTAMDAVITVDEQRRIVLFNKAAEGIFRCASSVVMGKTIDQFIPAPLRKAHQDHIQRFKQAGETTRSMGALGTLFALRADGEEFPIEASISQFETGGKKLMTVILRDITERRLAEEALQESQRRISTLMKNLPGMAYRCGNDRDWTLEFVSEGAFALTGYKPEDLLRNHKISWGRQVIHPDDRDRVWKNTQAALKKKQPYHYTYRINAAEGTLKWVWEQGLPIYSPDGKVVALEGFITDITTQKQSEEALQASQERLDLAVFGARLGIWDWNIQTGEVLFNERWAKMLGFAKHEIEPTVEVWRQMIHPEDRAMVMKLLEAHLDRHTPFYQTEYRLRTKSGKWKWVLDTGKVVDRDSKGAPLRMSGVHQDIHDRKDMEQALMKERNFINAVLETAGALVIVLDRQGRVVRFNRACEQVTGLAHQDVVGRNIGALGIFNSRELPQVKKVFRKLVAGHSPVQGENRWMDKDKTERLIAWSNSVLKNDKGEVEHIIGTGVDITDRKNIERALRESQERFQAFMDHTPTVAFLRDRSGKYVYVNQPFEKIFGRSQAECLGKTDEQLFPHDIAQMFKEIGSHTVMKGGVWESEETTLDSQGKRRHWVLLGFPVHRDQKDLLIGGIGLDITPRIEAEQAVREREQDLRRFQGNLQALGKRLVNAQEEERRRISRELHDDMNQRLAVLALTIQTTQRSMAETDPNFAALARLYDEVSNISDDIRRLAYQLHPSVLDDLGLKIALQSFVQEFIQWAHVPATFRTQDVPESIPQDIAACLYRLTQESLRNVARHAQASQVVIELTGTQDGLRLSIADDGQGFDVEMVRNHKPGLGLVGMRERVSYVNGTLTIDSRKGQGTNISVWVPLTRESS, encoded by the coding sequence ATGTCCCCCGAGGACATTCAAACACTCATCCATGAACTTCAAGTGCATCAAATCGAGTTGGAGATGCAAAATGAAGAGCTGCGTCGCACCCAACTCGAACTCGAAACCGCGCGAGATCGCTATAGCGATTTGTACGATTTTGCGCCGGTAGGTTTTCTCACCCTCGATTCAACTGGCACGGTGCTGGAAGCCAATCTCACGGCCAGTCACCTCCTGGGGACGAAACGATCCTTCATCATTGGGTCGCGATTGGATCGGTTTTTTTCTCCATCTGATCAAATCCTGTTTCGGCAACATTTCCAACGCACCCTGGCAACTAAGACCAAACAAATATTAGAACTGAATCCTATCAGGCAGGACCATTCCGCCCTCATGATCCGGCTGGAAAGTCTTCTTGAAACCGATCGGGAAGCAATAGGTGAACCGATCGTTCAAATCGCCGTGATGGACTTATCCAAAAGAGAATTGGCCGAGCGGGAAAAGCTGAAACAGACAGCCTGGTTCGGTGGCGTGCTCGATACGGCCATGGATGCGGTGATCACGGTCGATGAGCAGCGTCGGATTGTGCTGTTTAATAAAGCCGCTGAGGGGATATTCCGTTGTGCATCTTCAGTCGTGATGGGCAAAACGATCGACCAGTTTATTCCAGCGCCGTTACGGAAAGCGCATCAGGATCATATCCAACGGTTCAAGCAGGCAGGGGAAACCACTCGGTCCATGGGGGCATTGGGAACCTTATTTGCCTTGCGTGCCGATGGCGAAGAATTTCCTATTGAAGCCTCGATCTCCCAATTCGAAACCGGTGGAAAAAAATTAATGACAGTCATCCTACGCGATATCACCGAACGGCGATTGGCCGAAGAGGCGCTCCAGGAAAGCCAACGAAGAATTTCGACGTTAATGAAAAACCTTCCTGGCATGGCCTATCGTTGTGGAAATGATCGGGACTGGACCCTGGAATTCGTGAGCGAAGGTGCGTTCGCCTTGACTGGCTACAAGCCTGAGGATTTATTGCGCAATCACAAGATTTCGTGGGGCCGACAGGTTATCCACCCTGACGATCGCGATCGTGTGTGGAAAAATACCCAAGCTGCACTCAAAAAAAAGCAGCCGTATCATTATACCTATCGAATCAACGCCGCTGAAGGGACTCTCAAATGGGTCTGGGAACAAGGCCTGCCCATTTATTCGCCAGATGGCAAAGTCGTGGCTCTGGAGGGATTCATCACGGATATCACTACACAAAAGCAGAGTGAAGAAGCCCTGCAAGCCAGCCAAGAGCGATTGGACCTTGCCGTGTTTGGCGCGCGCCTCGGAATCTGGGATTGGAATATTCAAACTGGTGAAGTGCTCTTTAACGAACGGTGGGCCAAGATGCTGGGGTTTGCCAAGCATGAGATTGAACCGACCGTCGAAGTCTGGCGACAAATGATCCATCCCGAGGACAGGGCGATGGTGATGAAGCTCTTGGAAGCCCATCTTGATCGTCACACACCTTTTTACCAGACCGAGTATCGTCTGCGCACGAAGTCTGGCAAATGGAAATGGGTATTGGATACAGGCAAAGTGGTGGATCGGGATAGCAAGGGAGCTCCCCTGCGTATGAGCGGCGTTCACCAGGATATTCATGATCGAAAAGATATGGAACAGGCCCTGATGAAAGAACGAAATTTTATCAATGCGGTGCTTGAGACGGCTGGTGCCTTGGTTATCGTCCTGGATCGACAAGGGCGAGTCGTGCGGTTTAACCGAGCCTGCGAACAGGTGACGGGTTTGGCCCACCAGGATGTGGTTGGACGAAATATTGGGGCCTTGGGTATCTTTAATTCCCGAGAATTACCACAGGTCAAGAAAGTCTTTCGAAAGTTGGTGGCAGGGCATTCCCCCGTCCAAGGGGAAAACCGTTGGATGGACAAAGACAAGACGGAGCGTTTGATCGCATGGTCCAATTCTGTCCTGAAAAATGACAAGGGCGAAGTGGAGCATATTATTGGAACCGGAGTGGATATTACCGACCGAAAAAACATTGAACGCGCGTTGCGTGAAAGCCAGGAACGATTTCAAGCCTTTATGGATCATACCCCCACGGTGGCCTTCCTGAGGGATCGAAGTGGGAAGTATGTGTATGTGAATCAGCCGTTTGAAAAAATCTTTGGTCGTTCACAGGCCGAATGTCTTGGGAAAACTGATGAGCAACTGTTCCCCCATGACATTGCCCAAATGTTTAAGGAAATAGGTTCCCATACGGTCATGAAGGGAGGGGTTTGGGAATCCGAAGAAACCACATTGGATTCCCAGGGCAAACGTCGGCATTGGGTCTTATTGGGATTTCCCGTTCACCGAGATCAAAAAGATCTCCTTATTGGTGGCATTGGGTTGGACATTACCCCTCGTATAGAAGCGGAACAAGCCGTGAGGGAACGCGAGCAGGACCTTCGTCGATTCCAGGGAAATCTCCAAGCGCTTGGCAAGCGCCTGGTCAACGCACAAGAGGAGGAGCGGCGCAGAATTTCTCGTGAACTTCATGATGATATGAATCAACGGCTGGCAGTCTTGGCCTTGACGATTCAAACCACTCAACGGAGCATGGCGGAAACTGACCCGAATTTTGCCGCCCTGGCAAGGCTCTATGACGAGGTGTCGAATATCTCGGATGATATACGCCGATTAGCCTATCAATTGCATCCGTCCGTGTTAGATGACCTGGGATTAAAGATTGCACTACAATCGTTCGTTCAGGAATTTATCCAATGGGCGCATGTTCCTGCGACCTTTCGCACTCAAGATGTTCCGGAATCGATTCCACAAGACATTGCGGCGTGCCTGTATCGCCTCACACAGGAAAGCCTCAGAAATGTGGCCCGACATGCACAGGCCTCCCAGGTCGTGATCGAGCTCACAGGAACACAGGATGGGCTGCGTCTTTCGATTGCCGATGATGGTCAGGGATTTGATGTTGAGATGGTGCGGAATCACAAACCTGGATTGGGATTAGTAGGTATGCGCGAACGCGTGAGTTATGTGAACGGGACCTTGACGATAGATTCTCGAAAGGGACAAGGCACCAACATTTCGGTGTGGGTGCCCCTGACACGGGAGTCTTCATAA
- a CDS encoding chemotaxis protein CheB: MPVNKELDHGFPMVGIGASAGGLEAFEEFFTQMPSDSGLAFIVVPHQHPGHASLLSSLLQKCTTMPVMEVVDGVTVKPNTVYLALAGKQLAILNGVLHLLEPASADRVPLPIDYFFRSLAEDQKHHAIGIVLSGTGSDGTLGLKAIKGESGMTMAQEPHSAKYEGMPTSAIATGNVDYVRPPQEMPQQLLSYVKGPYLTPVPSPIMPETETGQILQKIFVLLRDRTGNDFSLYKTNTIRRRIERRMNLHQIETPKQYLRYLMANAFELDALFQEILIGVTSFFRDPLAFDVLATHGLPLLLDSKRDGEHVRVWVPACGTGEEAYSLAMLIREYMTTRHIRLQVQIFGTDLDEPAIDMARKALYPAGIANDVTPERRQRFFSKEDHSFRIKKEIRDMVIFAPHNVLTDPPFTKLDLLSCRNLLIYLEARTQRRLFPLFHYALNPNGLLFLGSSETIADMEEHLFEVVDRKWKLYKRKAGETDRTTLQKFSVGKGKSTAELVSASEPFPVSPAPPLTDLIETMLLEEYAPASVIVNERGEIVYIHGRTGSYLEPAQGQPNLILLNMAREGLRYELAAALHQASRQEDAVVKEGVRVKTNGAYELVNVTVKRVEDPEALRGFLMVTFEPKAVTKPPASPKGTAKRKHTPDASVLQELHYTKQRLQQTNEELQTSNEELKSTNEELQSTNEELQSTNEELETSKEELQSLNEELVTVNAELQGKINELSDANDDLHNLLNSLEVATIFLDNDLNIKRFTPEAKKVVKVIPTDVGRPLEDIVQNLIDTKLIDDARHVLDTLVFQEREVQATDGQWYYLRILPYRTGKNTIEGLVLTFLNITQVKQSELVAQEAQEFAQSVIQAVRESLIILDGDLRVVSANQAFYRTFALTPPKVEQKLLYSLGQGEWDVPELRHLLEEVLPHNTAFQDFLMEQKFPGIGKRKLLLNARRIVQEPGKTPRILLAMEDITIRKA; this comes from the coding sequence GTGCCAGTCAACAAAGAACTGGATCATGGATTCCCTATGGTGGGGATTGGCGCTTCGGCTGGGGGCTTAGAGGCCTTTGAGGAATTTTTTACGCAGATGCCGTCAGACAGTGGCTTGGCCTTTATTGTGGTGCCGCATCAGCACCCAGGGCATGCCAGCTTACTCTCCTCACTTCTTCAAAAGTGCACAACCATGCCCGTCATGGAAGTTGTGGATGGGGTCACCGTCAAACCCAACACCGTCTATCTCGCGCTGGCGGGAAAACAGCTGGCCATTCTGAACGGAGTATTACATCTGCTGGAGCCGGCGTCGGCCGACCGTGTTCCCTTGCCCATCGACTATTTTTTCCGTTCCCTTGCCGAGGACCAGAAACACCACGCGATTGGAATTGTGCTGTCGGGGACCGGCTCAGATGGCACCCTTGGACTGAAGGCCATTAAAGGGGAATCCGGGATGACCATGGCGCAGGAACCTCATTCCGCCAAATATGAGGGAATGCCCACTAGCGCCATCGCCACCGGAAATGTGGATTATGTGCGTCCACCCCAAGAAATGCCCCAACAATTACTGTCCTATGTCAAAGGGCCGTACCTGACGCCCGTTCCATCCCCCATTATGCCGGAAACGGAGACCGGACAGATTCTGCAGAAAATTTTCGTCTTGCTGCGTGATCGGACGGGCAATGATTTTTCCTTGTATAAAACGAATACCATCCGACGGCGAATTGAGCGGCGCATGAACCTGCATCAGATCGAAACCCCCAAACAATACCTTCGTTACTTGATGGCCAATGCCTTTGAACTGGATGCCCTGTTCCAAGAAATTCTCATCGGCGTCACAAGTTTTTTTCGCGATCCCCTGGCCTTCGATGTCCTTGCCACACATGGCCTGCCGTTACTGCTCGACTCCAAACGCGATGGAGAGCACGTCCGGGTGTGGGTCCCGGCCTGTGGAACCGGGGAAGAAGCCTATTCCCTGGCGATGTTAATCCGGGAGTACATGACGACTCGACACATCAGGCTGCAAGTCCAAATTTTTGGCACGGATTTGGACGAACCGGCCATCGACATGGCTCGGAAAGCCCTGTATCCAGCGGGAATCGCCAATGACGTGACCCCGGAACGAAGGCAACGGTTCTTCTCCAAGGAGGACCATAGTTTTCGCATCAAGAAAGAGATCCGCGATATGGTGATTTTTGCCCCGCATAATGTGCTCACGGACCCGCCTTTTACGAAATTAGATCTCCTCTCGTGCCGAAATCTTCTCATTTATTTGGAGGCTCGGACTCAACGTCGCCTGTTTCCTCTGTTTCATTACGCCTTGAACCCAAACGGGTTGTTGTTTCTGGGTTCATCCGAAACCATTGCCGACATGGAAGAGCATCTATTTGAAGTCGTGGATCGAAAATGGAAACTGTATAAACGAAAAGCCGGAGAAACGGATCGAACCACGCTGCAAAAGTTTTCGGTGGGCAAAGGCAAGTCCACGGCCGAGCTTGTCAGCGCGTCCGAGCCTTTCCCTGTCAGCCCGGCCCCTCCTCTGACAGATTTGATCGAAACCATGTTATTGGAGGAATACGCTCCGGCCAGTGTGATCGTGAATGAACGAGGCGAGATCGTGTATATCCATGGCCGGACCGGCTCGTATTTGGAGCCAGCCCAGGGCCAGCCCAATCTGATTTTGCTGAACATGGCGCGCGAGGGATTGCGGTATGAGCTGGCCGCCGCCCTTCATCAAGCCAGTCGGCAAGAAGACGCAGTGGTCAAGGAAGGAGTCCGGGTCAAAACCAATGGTGCCTACGAGTTGGTGAACGTGACAGTGAAGCGGGTTGAGGACCCCGAAGCGCTACGCGGGTTTTTAATGGTCACGTTTGAGCCCAAGGCCGTGACCAAGCCGCCCGCTTCCCCGAAAGGAACCGCGAAGAGAAAACACACGCCCGATGCCAGCGTGCTTCAGGAGTTGCACTATACTAAGCAGCGGTTGCAACAGACGAACGAGGAACTGCAAACCTCGAACGAAGAGTTGAAATCCACGAATGAAGAATTGCAGTCCACCAATGAAGAATTACAAAGCACGAATGAAGAACTCGAAACATCAAAAGAAGAATTGCAATCCTTGAATGAAGAGCTGGTGACCGTCAACGCGGAATTGCAAGGAAAGATCAACGAACTCTCGGATGCCAATGACGACCTCCATAATTTGCTGAACAGTCTGGAAGTCGCCACCATTTTTTTGGACAACGACCTGAACATCAAGCGATTCACACCGGAAGCCAAAAAAGTGGTGAAAGTCATCCCCACGGATGTGGGCCGCCCGCTGGAGGATATTGTTCAGAATTTAATCGATACCAAGCTGATCGACGATGCCCGCCACGTTCTGGATACGCTGGTGTTTCAAGAACGTGAAGTTCAGGCCACGGATGGACAATGGTATTACCTCAGAATTTTGCCCTATCGGACTGGCAAGAATACCATCGAGGGACTCGTGCTGACCTTCTTGAACATTACGCAGGTCAAACAATCGGAACTCGTCGCCCAGGAAGCACAGGAATTTGCCCAAAGTGTTATTCAGGCCGTGCGGGAATCCTTAATCATTTTAGATGGAGATTTGCGAGTGGTGTCCGCGAATCAGGCCTTCTATCGCACGTTCGCGCTTACTCCTCCCAAAGTAGAACAAAAACTTCTGTATAGTCTCGGGCAAGGAGAATGGGACGTTCCAGAATTGCGTCATCTGTTGGAGGAAGTGTTGCCACACAACACCGCATTCCAGGATTTTCTTATGGAGCAGAAATTTCCTGGGATTGGGAAACGAAAATTATTATTGAATGCTCGGCGAATCGTTCAAGAGCCGGGCAAGACGCCACGGATACTTTTGGCCATGGAAGATATCACCATTCGCAAGGCGTGA
- a CDS encoding protein-L-isoaspartate(D-aspartate) O-methyltransferase: protein MDFAQQRKRMVAEQIAARGVRDRNVLNAMGKVRREAFLPKYLQEQAYEDTPLPIAEGQTISQPYIVAYMIEALALQGGEKVLELGAGSGYAAAVLAEIAGQVYTIERIGQLAEKAASHLIDEGYDNVHILHADGTRGWVDHTPFDAILVSAGAPEVPESLKNQLAIGGRMVIPVGTDTRAQELIRITHREEGQFDREDLADVRFVPLIGEEGWEVEEPQPETTRPRVIQTRPRVSETLPALLSRRGESFETPEAADLDPLLGRIGNARVVLIGEASHGTSEFYRLRACITKRLIEEKGFTIVAAEADWPDAARIDHYVRHRDVPPSEWTAFARFPTWMWRNEEVRDFIDWLHKHNAPLDMPQRTGFYGLDLYSLYNSVRAVISYLDDVDPDLATIARWRYGCLSPWEGDPAAYGHAALTGAYRNCEQDVVQMLSELYRKRQDYAHNDGERFLDASQNAHLIANAERYYRIMYYGSRASWNLRDRHMFDTLVRVMDHHGKGSKAVVWAHNSHIGDASATEMSARGEFNIGELCRKAFGDDSYRIGFGTDHGTVAAASNWDGPMEVKLVRPSHPQSYEQLFHRTNKSGLILPLKDGHVLDVARELTQPRLERAIGVIYRPETEVASHYFEAELPRQFNEYVWIDRTKAVTPLTTGEMQGVPDTYPFGV from the coding sequence ATGGACTTTGCACAACAACGCAAACGGATGGTGGCGGAACAGATTGCCGCACGGGGCGTGCGCGACAGAAACGTGTTGAATGCCATGGGCAAGGTACGCCGAGAGGCGTTTCTGCCAAAATATTTGCAGGAACAGGCTTATGAAGACACCCCTCTCCCGATCGCGGAAGGACAGACGATCTCTCAGCCCTACATTGTGGCATATATGATCGAAGCGCTGGCGCTTCAAGGGGGTGAAAAAGTCCTCGAACTCGGCGCCGGGTCCGGTTACGCGGCGGCGGTTCTGGCTGAGATCGCGGGACAGGTGTATACCATTGAACGGATTGGCCAGTTGGCTGAAAAAGCCGCCTCTCATCTGATTGATGAAGGCTATGACAACGTGCATATCCTGCATGCCGATGGAACGCGAGGCTGGGTCGACCATACGCCGTTTGACGCCATTCTCGTGTCCGCCGGCGCACCCGAGGTTCCAGAATCCCTGAAAAACCAGCTTGCCATCGGCGGGCGTATGGTCATCCCCGTGGGCACCGATACGAGGGCGCAGGAACTGATCCGCATCACCCATCGGGAGGAGGGGCAATTCGACCGCGAAGACCTGGCGGATGTGCGTTTTGTTCCGCTCATTGGCGAAGAAGGCTGGGAGGTCGAAGAACCCCAACCGGAGACCACGCGGCCTCGCGTGATTCAGACAAGGCCACGGGTCAGCGAAACCCTTCCTGCTCTTCTTTCGCGTCGGGGCGAGTCCTTTGAGACACCGGAGGCAGCGGATCTCGATCCGCTGTTAGGCCGCATTGGCAACGCCCGTGTCGTGCTCATTGGCGAAGCAAGCCATGGAACGTCGGAATTCTATCGCTTGCGGGCATGCATCACGAAGCGGCTTATCGAAGAAAAAGGCTTCACCATCGTGGCCGCCGAAGCCGACTGGCCGGATGCGGCAAGGATTGATCATTATGTGCGCCATCGTGACGTGCCTCCATCTGAATGGACGGCGTTCGCTCGTTTCCCAACCTGGATGTGGCGCAATGAGGAGGTGCGTGATTTTATTGACTGGCTCCACAAGCACAACGCGCCGCTGGATATGCCGCAGCGCACCGGGTTCTATGGGCTCGACCTTTATAGCCTATATAATTCCGTGCGAGCTGTGATCAGTTATCTGGACGATGTCGATCCTGATCTCGCGACGATTGCGCGCTGGCGTTATGGCTGCTTGAGCCCATGGGAAGGAGACCCGGCAGCCTACGGCCATGCCGCACTCACGGGTGCTTATCGCAACTGCGAACAGGATGTCGTGCAAATGCTGTCCGAGCTGTACAGGAAACGGCAAGACTATGCACACAATGACGGTGAGCGATTCCTGGATGCTTCACAAAACGCCCATTTGATCGCGAATGCCGAGCGCTATTACCGGATCATGTATTACGGTTCGCGCGCCTCCTGGAACCTTCGCGACCGCCACATGTTCGATACTCTTGTGCGAGTCATGGACCACCATGGCAAAGGATCGAAGGCCGTAGTCTGGGCACACAATTCTCATATTGGCGATGCCTCGGCCACGGAAATGTCGGCACGCGGGGAATTCAATATCGGTGAGCTGTGTCGCAAGGCCTTTGGTGATGACTCCTATCGCATCGGATTTGGCACCGATCACGGGACCGTGGCGGCGGCTTCAAACTGGGACGGCCCCATGGAAGTCAAACTGGTGCGTCCCTCTCACCCGCAAAGCTATGAACAATTGTTTCATCGGACCAACAAGTCGGGTCTTATTCTTCCGCTCAAGGACGGCCATGTTCTGGATGTTGCCAGGGAACTCACCCAACCCCGGTTGGAGCGCGCCATCGGTGTGATCTATCGGCCAGAAACGGAAGTCGCCAGTCATTATTTCGAGGCCGAACTCCCGCGACAGTTCAATGAATATGTGTGGATCGACCGCACTAAAGCGGTCACCCCTCTGACAACGGGAGAAATGCAGGGCGTGCCTGACACCTATCCTTTTGGAGTTTAA
- a CDS encoding response regulator transcription factor, with product MRARVLLADDHTLVLEGLRKILEDDFDLVGLAEDGRALVEMATRLEPDVIVLDISMPKLNGLDAARQLKKLLPTTKLIFLTMHGDVSYANEAFRAGASGYLLKRSAGSELIQAIHAVLKDQCYMTPAITKEVLDSCLQTSTPSPVPSDKLTPRQREVLQLVAEGKSTKDIATILNISIKTVEFHKSHIMRELDLHTTAELTKYAIAQGIVSPE from the coding sequence ATGCGGGCTCGCGTGCTGTTGGCTGACGACCATACCCTCGTTCTTGAGGGACTACGAAAAATTCTCGAAGATGATTTTGATCTCGTCGGGTTAGCAGAAGATGGTCGCGCCTTGGTGGAGATGGCCACACGCTTGGAACCGGATGTCATAGTCCTTGATATTTCCATGCCGAAACTCAATGGGTTGGACGCGGCTCGTCAACTCAAAAAACTGCTCCCCACCACCAAGCTGATTTTTTTGACCATGCACGGGGATGTCAGCTACGCGAACGAAGCCTTTCGCGCCGGGGCGTCGGGATATTTGCTTAAACGATCGGCCGGGTCAGAACTGATCCAAGCGATTCATGCCGTACTCAAGGATCAATGTTACATGACTCCGGCGATTACTAAAGAGGTCCTCGATTCATGTTTGCAGACCTCAACCCCGTCCCCCGTGCCTTCGGACAAGTTGACTCCCCGTCAGCGAGAGGTGCTTCAACTTGTCGCAGAGGGGAAATCCACCAAGGATATTGCGACCATTCTCAACATTTCCATCAAAACCGTGGAGTTTCATAAGTCCCATATTATGCGGGAGTTAGATCTTCACACCACCGCCGAGTTGACCAAATATGCTATTGCTCAGGGCATAGTGTCCCCAGAGTGA